A section of the Scleropages formosus chromosome 12, fSclFor1.1, whole genome shotgun sequence genome encodes:
- the fev gene encoding protein FEV: MSCIAWEGTNGEFKLIDPDEVARRWGERKSKPNMNYDKLSRALRYYYDKNIMTKVHGKRYAYKFDFHGLAQVCHPSSAEHALYKLQGNFAPLPFSGISKLNLVAPGVASSGFSYWAGSAPGLYHSHNLQPPGPFGSVTAAAAAAAAAAAPHIGCVNNINGINGINGIGNVNNINGHYN; the protein is encoded by the coding sequence ATGTCGTGCATCGCGTGGGAGGGAACCAACGGCGAGTTCAAGCTCATCGACCCGGACGAGGTGGCGCGCCGCTGGGGCGAGCGCAAGAGCAAACCCAACATGAACTACGACAAGCTGAGCCGCGCGCTGCGCTACTACTACGACAAGAACATCATGACGAAGGTGCACGGCAAGCGCTACGCCTACAAGTTCGACTTCCACGGCCTGGCGCAGGTGTGCCACCCGTCCTCGGCCGAGCACGCGCTCTACAAGCTGCAGGGCAACTTCGCGCCGCTGCCCTTCTCGGGCATCTCCAAGCTCAACCTGGTGGCCCCGGGGGTCGCGTCCTCCGGCTTCTCCTACTGGGCCGGCTCGGCGCCCGGCCTCTACCACAGCCACAACCTGCAGCCGCCGGGGCCCTTCGGCAGCgtgacggcggcggcggcggcggcggcggcggctgcggcgCCGCACATCGGCTGCGTGAACAACATCAACGGCATCAACGGCATCAACGGCATCGGCAACGTCAACAACATCAACGGCCACTACAACTGA